The genomic interval ACGAGCGTTTGATATCATTTTTGATGATGAACTGAAAGAGAAGAAACTCAATATTCGTCAGCCAAAAACTTTTTATGATTACACGAAAAAGGGTGTGGAAGCAGCGAAGGAAGCCGATAAGCCTTTCTTTTATTCGATGGATATCCACGATCCGCACACGCCGTATTATGGTTTAATCAAGAAGAAGTTGACGCCTGGCTTGAATAAGGAAGATGAAAGCAATCCGCCGAGCCGAATTTTTAAAGCAGAGGAAATTGTGATTCCGGGATTTTTGCCCCAAACTGAGAAAGTTCGTTTAGAAATGGCGGCGTATTACTCAACGGTGAGACGCGCGGATGATTCCATTGGCAATGTGATCCAAGCTTTGAAAGATTCAGGTGTCTATGATGAGACGATTATTATTTTCCTTTCGGATCACGGCCTTCCCGAGCCCTTTGGGAAAACGACAAATTATTACAATGGTTCCCACACACCATTGACTGTGCGCTGGCCCGGTCGAACAAAGGTAGGTTCAGTGGATAATGATCACATGATTGGTTCAGTTGATATTTACCCTTCTGTTTTAGAAATGTTGGGAATTAAACAGGAAACGGGTCTCGACGGACGCTCTTTTGCATCCATCCTCAAAGGTGATAAACAAGATGATCGCGATTATGTGTTGACCATGTATGAAGAAAATGTGGGCGGTAATCGTCAGCCCACACGTTCGATTATTACCAAAGATTTCGGCTATATTTATAACTTGTGGTCGGATGGGGAACGCAAATTTGCTTCAGCAACAAAGGGGACCTTGGCCTATAAAGAGATGGATCGTTTGGCTAAAGAAGGAAATGCCCATTGGAAGGCGCGCTTAGATCTTTATAATCACCGTAAGCCTGAAGAGCTGTACAATTACCATCTCGATCCCCATGCACTAAAAGATTTGAGTGAGAGTCCTGAATATGCGGTCAAAATGCAGGAGCTACGCCAAGCCTTGGCTCAGGCGATGAAAGCGAGTGGGGATCCTCTCTATAGCTTATTCAAGGAGCGTGAGAATGAAGAGCTGATTCAAGCTCATTTAAAAAAGGTTGACGGCGAATCTGACGTACGAAAACGCGATGCTGCTTATTCTCGAAGTGGAAGAGCCAAAGCTGACAAAAAGAAGAAACAGCCAAGTAAAACTAAGAAAAACAAAAAGTAAATTTCCTCCCTACTGGCAAATGACTTTTAGACTGTATACAATTGACTAAGGTGTACTTACTCAACGATAAGGTTCTATGACGAAAGATGCGCAGTCAGTTTTTGATGAGATGATCCCAGATTTAGTTTCTGGGATCAAGGATTTGGATGAAAGTATTCCCGATGTTTATCCCCTGTGTGACGAGATAGCCGAAGCTTCAGAACGCTATGAGAATGGCGAGGCTTTAGGCGAAGGGGGCATGAAGAATATACGTGATTCACTTGATAAACTCACAGGGCGTCATGTGGCGATGGCTAAGCTTAAGGGTAGTCATGATCCGGAAATCATGGAAAGCTTTTTTAAGGAAGCCCGTTTAACGGCGCGTTTGGAGCACCCCAATATCGTGCCACTTTATGATATGGGCTACGATGAAAAGGGCGAGCCTTTTTTTGTGATGAAAAAGTTGGGGGGCAGAAACCTCAGCGACTTGATTGCGGAGTTCGCAAAAGAAAAAGATTATAAATCACTGATGCCCCGGATCATCGATATTATGATGAAAGTTTGTGATGCCATGTCCTACGCGCATTCCCGTGGGGTGATTCATTTGGATTTAAAACCCGATAATATTCGTATTGGCGATTTTGGTGAAGTCCTCATCTGTGACTGGGGGCTTGCTAAGACTCTTGGTGATGCCGATTACGACTTAGAGGATGACCTCTTGCCAGAAAATTTTAATACAGCGACACTAAGTGGAGTTGTGAAGGGCTCGCCAGGGTATATGGCGCCTGAGCAGGTTGATAAGAAAAAAGGTGATAAGGATCAGCGAACTGATGTCTATGCATTAGGGGCGATCCTCTACGAAATGCTTTGCTTTGAAGTGCCCAATAAAGGCGAGACGATTCGTGAAAGCCTGCTCATGACTGTGAATGGAGAACATAAGAAGCCCTCACAAGTACTCGCTTCAGTGCCCGTAAGTTTAGAAGCCATTAGTTTAAAGGCTCTCGCGCTCAAAGCGGACGATCGTTATCACACGGTACAAGAACTCCGCAATGATTTATTTAAGTGGCTGGGGGGATTTGCAACCAGTGCCGAAGAAATTGGTTTTTTCGGTAACCTGAAACTCTTTGTCTTGCGCCATAAATTAGCCAGTATATTTACGCTAATTCTATTGATCTTAGCTTTGGTCTTTACTCAGCGTTTGAGTGTAGAAAAGCAGTTGGCAGTCGAGGCCTTAGAACTTTATACGCAAGAGCAGAAGCAAAAAGAGCTTTTTGGTAAAGAAGCGGCGCCGCGTTTAGTTGGACTGGCATCGGGAGCCCTTAAAAAAAATGATTTTGAAACGGCCAAAGAAATGATTTTACTAGCTGTGGAGGCCGATCCAAATTTTGATCATGCTTGGGATACAAAGGCACGTATAGATTTTATTCATGCGGACTTGGCAGAAGCAAAGAAATCGCTAGAGAAGTCGGATAAAGAGCCACAGCACCAAGCCGTAAGAGATTTAGAAACGTTTTTAGCTCAACGCGATTCAAAATCGCCAGATGTGCTTACTTTGGATGATTTTGAAGTTCTTGCTAAAAGAACTCGCTCCAGGTACGATGTGGTGAGTGCGATCAGCGCCAATATGGACCAGTTTAATTTAGAGGAAAAGATTAAATTAGTAGGCCTGCTACTCTACATAAAAAATGGCGCTAAAGAGTTCAAGTTGGCTTATGAATTGAAAGGAGAAGAACTCCACGTCGATCTTTCTGGAAATCAAGGTCTGCGCAATATTGATGCCCTGCAGTACTTGCCTGTGACGCATTTGAATTTGAGCCGCAATCGTGAATTGAAAACTCATGAATTATATAAGAATCATTTATTAGAAGTCGATTTTTCGAGGACAAACTTTAGTGACTGGAAAGCGCTTTTTAGAATTTCTGAGCTACGGAAAATCACTATAAGTAAAGGCATGCAAGCCAATCTTCCCGAAGTTCCCAAAAGGATTAAATTGGAAATAATTAAGTAGTTGCTGTCATCCTCTTTATTTAGCTCTCGTATGACTTAGTAAATCAAATGAAAGAGATGAGAAATGAAAAAATTTACTTTAATAGAATTACTCGTGGTGGTGGCGATTATTGGGGTGTTGGCTTCTTTGCTTTTACCCGTGCTAGGAAAGACGAGGGAAGCCGCCAGACGAACTCAATGTGTGAATAATCAAAGGAATCATTCGACGGCAATGTTTATGTACTTCGATGATAACGAGCAGTCTCATCCAGCAGATAAGATTCAAGACTCTGCGGCGAGTGGTAATACTCGTCGTGGTAGCAATTGGTTCGGTAAAGCAGGGACGCAAAATGCAAGCATTACAGTAGCGATGCGCCCGCTTAATCAATATTTACAAAAGCAAAGTGAAACGGGTGAGATGCCTGTCGCGAAATGTCCTTCAGATCATCAAGATATGGATGAATATACAAAATGGGGTTCCTCCTATTACCGCAATAAAGAAGCGGCGATGCAAGATAGTTCTGACGGGGATTCACCCTCCTTGAAAATCACTGACATTATCAATCCATCAAAGCTAGTGTTACACGGTGAATTGGGTGGGATTTGGTCAATATCCAATGCAAATCGAGCACAGCTAGATAAGTTTTATACCCATACGGATTTGGGTGATACACGTTGGGTTTTGCAGTTCTCAGATGGGCATGTTGCCAATACTTACGTCATCCCTGGTGATGAGGGGTCAGCAGGGAATTATCTTTGGTTTAATGAATAAGGAAACAGGTGAAAAAATGAAATTATTATATTACATATTGACAGTATCAATGAGCTTGGGGCTCTGGGCTGATGAACGGCCGAATATCGTTTTGATCATGGCCGACGACATGGGGCGCGAAACAGTGGGAGCTCATGGGGGCTTGGATTACTCGACGCCCGTTCTCGACAAAATTGGTTCAGAGGGCCTGACTTTCGATCACTGTTATTCCTTGCCCATTTGTACGCCATCCCGAGTCAAAATCATGACGGGTCAGTATGGCTTTCGCAATTATCGCCAATTTGGTCTCTTGCCCTCGAGCGAAGTGACTTTTGGCAATGCCTTACAAAAGGCTGGTTATGCGACCTGCATAACGGGCAAGTGGCAGCTCGGTGGCGATCATCAGCAAATATTGAATTTTGGTTGGGATGAGTACTGTTTAACAAATGGAGTGAAGCCGAAGAATCCCCAAGACAAGCCTCTAATTCAGGGGCGCGAACGTTACTGGCAAACTGCCAATGTCATTGCCAATGGCAAGTATTATAAACCCCGTTGCCATTTTTATGGGCCGGACATGGTTAATGAATATGCTTGCGATTTTATTAAGCGTAAAAAAGACAAGCCCTTTTTCCTGTACTACCCAATGATTCTCCCTCACTCACCCTGGGCACCAACACCTCATTCGAAAGATGGTGATAAGAGCGGTGCTAAAGTTTCTGAAGTACGCTTTTTTAAAGATAATATCGAGTACATTGATCATCTCGTAGGCAATGTGGTGAAAGCATTGGAAGAGAGTGGTCAGCGCGATAATACCCTATTGATTTTTACAGGAGATAATGGCTCGGGTTACCCCGTTCCAGTGACGCGTTCCAATGAAAATATGAAACGCATTGTTTCCCTCAAAGGTTGGGGAGATTATGATGAAATCATTGTGGAAGCTGGAGAGAAATCACCAAAAAGTTCAAAAGGGATTCAAGAAGGTCCCATCACTCGAACAAGTTATGGAGAAATCCCTGGGCGTAAAAATTTGATGTTGCGAGATGGAACAGGTGTGCCTTGTGTGATGCAATGGCCAAAGTACAGCGCTCAGTATAATGAACACAAGCTAGATGATCTCATCGATTTTTCCGATTTTTTTGCGACCTTCGCAGAACTTGCGGGAGTGAAAGGTCAGTTTGAAAATGATGGCATCTCCTTTGCCTCGCGTTTAAAGGGTGAAGGCAAGAATTCTCGTGAGTTTGTTTTCTGTCATTATTGGAAGTCGGGCCGTGATCCACGAGGTGCGCGTGATGCGATTCACAACGGCAAATATAAGATCTATAATAACGGTGACTTTTTTGACTTGGAGAAAGATCCGGATGAGAAAAAAGCGCTCAAAATCACTGAGATGAATGAAGGGCAATTAAAAGCTCGTGCCGAATTGATGAATGCTTATTATCAATTGCGTGGGATGAATTTACCGGCGACGGAAGTTTCTGATAAAGCAGCCCCATCAAAGAAGAAAAAGAAAAACTCAAAGAAGAAAAAAGCATGAAGTTTTTATTCAGTTTGATGGGCTTTGTCGCCCTGCTTAGGGCAGCTGACAAGCCCAATATAGTTCTCGTCTTTGCAGATGATATGGGCTGGGGTGATGTGGCTTATCATGGGGTGGAAGATGCTCAGACACCCGCCATTGATGCAATTGCAAAAGGGGGCGTTTGGTTTGAGCAGGGTTATGCGGCGGCATCCGTTTGTGGGCCTTCTCGAGCCGGGATTTTGACGGGACGTTATCAGCAACTCTTCGGTGTGGTGACCAATGGCGATGCCGACAAGGGCATTCCCAAGAGTCAAAAAAATATCGCTGAGTTACTGAAGCCCGCGGGTTATAAATCAGGGGCTTTTGGCAAATGGCATTTGGGTAGTAAGAAGGGTCAATTTCCCAATGATCGTGGCTTTGATACTTTCTATGGTTTCCATTTTGGAGCTCATGATTATTACCGAGCAGATAAAAAATTAAACAAAAAGAAAAAGGGCTACGCACCCATTTACTTCAATCAAGACATTGTGGATTACAAAGAAGGCGATTACCTAACTGAAAAGATCACTGATCATGCCGTGGAGTTCATAGAAGAGAATAAAGATCAGCCCTTTTTCATGTATGTGGCTTATAACTCAGTACATTCCCCCTGGCAAGTGCCCGATGAATATTTAGCGAGAATCCCAGAGTCAGTTCCAGCGTATCGTCGACTCTTTTTAGCGATGGTTTTAGCCATGGATGATGGCGTGGGAAGAATACGCGCTAAACTCAAGGAACTCAACTTAGATGAGAATACGATTTTTGTCTTCACTACCGATAATGGCAGTCCTAAAATTGGTAACAAAAAGCCAAATGAAGGTCAATACCGCATGTCAATGAGTCAGGGCTTTCGAGGTTATAAAGGCGATACTTATGAGGGCGGAATTCGCGTACCTTTTTGTATGAGCTGGCCGAAGAAAATTAAATCGGGGAATAAGTTTGAAGCTCCAGTGATTGCTTATGACTTAGCACCTACTTTTTTAAGTGCTGCAAGTTTGGAGTACAGCACAAAGCAGTTTAGTGGCAAGGATCTGCTTCCTTATCTTGAAGATGAACAAAAAGGTCGGCCCCACGAAACCTTATTTTGGCATCGCCATAGTGGATTAGATGATTATGCCGTTCGTCACGGTGATTGGAAACTGACCTACAATGACCAAGAAGGGACGAGTAAAGACTTTTTGAAAAAGGTCCACCTAAAGCTCTTTAACCTTAAGCAAGATCCCTACGAAAAAAAAGATCTCGCGGATTCCATGCCCGAAAAACTTCAGCAGCTTAAACAACTCTATTTTAATTGGCATGAGACACATGCGAAGTAGCAAGCCGTTCATTTGTTGCAGAGTTGTCATCTGAGTCGATCGGGCTTCGCCCTGCAGATAAAAGCTGGGAGCCCCGCATTCCATGCGGAATTTGACTCGAGAGTTGACATTTAGAAGTCGTTTGAATGCCGAGCTCCCAGGGAAAACATAGTATGGCTTTAGCGTGTGAGATCAGAATAATGACTTAGGGTGGGAAGTAAGAAAATAATGAGTGAGTCGTCATATAATAAAAAGCAGGGGCGTAGTACCTTAAAATAGAATTTATAAAGGATACGATTTAATGAGAAATCTTGCTCTGCAGTTTTTATGTTTTGTACTTGCTTCACTGAGTGCGAGCGCCGCAAAACCCAATATCATTGTTATTTTAGCGGACGATTTGGGTTATGGTGATGTGAGTTATCATGGTACTTTAAAAGAGACCACGACGCCGCATATTGACTCCATTGCTCAAAGTGGTGCTTGGTTTCAAAATGGCTACTCGGCGGCACCCGTTTGTGGGCCCTCACGTGCGGGCTTATTGTCGGGGCGTTATCAGCAGCGTTTTGGCTATTATGATAATATCGGTCCCTTTACTTTAAATAAAGATGTGGAAGCGGGCTTGCCACTGAGTCAAAAATTGATTCCTGAAATCCTTGTGAAAGAGGGCTATGCGACGGGCATGGTGGGGAAATGGCACGATGGCGATCAACACAAGTTTTGGCCTTATAATCGTGGTTTTCAAGAGTTCTATGGCTTCAATAATGGCGCGATTAATAACTGGGTTCTCAAAGGCGAAAATCATACCGTGGATGAATGGGGAGCCGTCCACCGTGAGAATAAGCGCGTTGAAAATAGCGGAGAATACATGACCGAAGCTTTTGGTCGCGAAGCGGTCGAGTTTATCGATCGCCATAAAACCGAGCCTTTCTTCCTCTACCTCTCCTTTAATGCGGTTCACGGTCCACTTCAGGCACCCAAATCATACACCAATCAATTCAAACATATCAAACCTGAAAACCGTGCCCTTTGTTTGGCCATGCTAAAATCAATGGATGATAATATTGGTTTGGTACTCGAAAAACTTCGTAAGGAAGGTCTCGAGGAAAATACAATTATCTTCTTTACTTCGGATAATGGTGGTAAACTCAAGGGGAATTATTCTTTTAATGGTAAGTACCGTGGAGAGAAAAACACGGTCTTTGACGGTGGGCTCCACGTTCCCTATGCAGTGCAATGGAAAGCACAAATTCCCGCACAAACAAAAGCCTTAGAAGCTCCAGTGCACTCCATCGATTTAGCCCACACAATTTTCGCCGCTGCGGGCGTTGAAATCAAGGATGAATATAAGTTAGATGGTCGCAATCTTCTTCCCTACTTAAAGAATCAATCTGATTTTGATGACCGAAACCTCTATTGGGCGAATAACGCAAATATTGCCATCCGAGATAATAAGTGGAAGTACCTTAAGCAAGCAGGTAAAACTTACCTCTTTAATTTAGAAGAAGATCCCTATGAGTCGAACAACCTCGTGAGTCAGTATCCCGAAAAAGCTCAAGATATGCAAAAACGTCACGATGCTTGGCAAGCAAATAATGCACCACAACTCTTCGGCTGGAATCCCAATAATTGCAAATATAATGCAGGTTATCGCGGCAGAATGGGCGGTGAACACGGGAAGAATAAGAAGCGCAAAAAATAAGAGGGGTATCGGGAGGTATTCTCATATTGTGGTACTCGGGGGCAGCCCCGCACGCTGTGAGGGTTGCCACCCTCAACTGGCGGATGGTTTAAGGAGAGGTTTATGAGTATAAAATTACCAGTGATTTCTGATATGGTGTTACTCGGGGGCAGCCCCGAACGCTGTGAGGGTTGCCACCCTCAACTGGCGGATGGTTTAGAGATTAAGTGCGGGTGCTTTGCACAGGAGAGGGGCGCTGTCCCCCTCGAGCTCCCCTAGCAAGGACTTGCCAGTCCTTGACCAGGCATTCAAGTTTTTAACTCAGTTCTCTTTTGAGGCGAGCGACTTCGTCTTTGAGCTTGGTCATGACGCGTTTTTTATAAACCGCAATGGTGTTAGCAGGAATATCGAGTTCCTCACCCAATTGCTTGGGGAGTGAGCCTGCTGCGAGGCGTTTAAAGATGGAAATAATCTTTTCAGAGAAGCTCGGAGCAATATTTTCGAGGGCCATATTATAGATATAGTTTTCCCATTCTTTTTCGGCAATTTCTTCGATTTGATGTTCGCTAATTTGCTTGCCCAAGTCCCATAGTTCAGAATGACTTGCTTGGTCTTGGAGTTCCGTTTTTCGACTTTGCTTCCGACAGAAGTCACGAACCGTGTTTTTAGTGACTAAATAAAGCCAGGAACGGAAACGAGAAGTCTTGTCGTAGTCGAATTCGGGAAGCTTATTCCAAAGTTTAAAGAGTACTGCTTGGGTAATTTCTTCTGCATCGTGATGACGAAGATTGAGGCGCCGAGCAATGATATAGATGAAATGACGATAATAAAAGACAAATTCCTCCCACGACTTCTCGTCGTGCTGCAGGCGCACGCGCTCAAGTAGAGTGGCACGTGTCATGTGTTGTGGATTGTCTTTGTTCATTCATTACCCTTGTTGTAAACTACACTACGTCTACAAGTGGATTTAGTTTACAAATAAGCCATCTACCTATCATTTTTATTCATTATTTTTATGAAATTGCTCGCGTTAGGTAGTAATAAAAGGGTAATAGACTGACGAGCAATAGCATCAGTAAAGTGACAATGACTAAGCTAGAATTTTTACTTCTCTTTTCAGTATGGGGCAATTGAACAATAGTTTTCATAAGTCTCTCCGGTTTCGATTAATGTAAACAGGAGGGGCTCAGAAATCAAGTTTAATCTGTAAGCGAGAGCGACGAAGGTTTAGTCGAGGTGTCTTTTAGTGTACTCAGGGTAATTATCGCCCAAGTAATTTTTTAAAGACTTTATAGGCGAATTAGGGAGGTCGACGAGGATAAGACCATCTAGGGTGCCTCCAAATTCTTCATCAATGGAGAAGGAAGAAAAGGTGCCGCCCATCTTCATGTAGTGCTTGATGAGAGGGGGGATATCCTTGCCATCAGCTTCTAAATGTTTAATCAGAGAAGAGAGTTCCTCTGGATTGGAAACTTGAAGTCTGCGGCAGAGTGAATACGCTTCTTTACTCAATTTAAGAGATTTGCGTTTATCGCAAGGCTCAAGTTTATACTCATCTTTCACTAGTGAACTGGCAATAACAGCTCGTGAGAGTGGTGAGTAGAGTGAGCTAACAGATACACCACCGAAGAGGTAGCGGTAGCTTGGGTTTCTCATTATCCAAGTCCCGATTCCTTTCCAAAGAAGAAGTAAAGAGAATGGTTTACGTTGATATTCTGGACGTACAAAAGAGCGCCCAAGTTCAACAGCATTTTTGTGTTTTGCGATAAAGTTATCTGTATAACGATAAAATTTGGATGTGTAGAGTTTTTTGATGCCACCCTTATCCACAAGCTTGTCGACAAGCCCCATGCGATAAGCGCCAACTACTTCTTTTTCTACGCGATTCCACATGAAGAGTTGATAGTAATGTTTATCAAACTTGTCTATATCACATGAGAATCCACTGCCTTCTCCTGCTTGACGGAAAGTGATTTCACGCAGGCGACCAATTTCCAACATTGTTTGAGGCATTTGCTTCATGGTGGCGCAATAGACCTCGATATCTTTGTAGCTTAAGAGGTGGCAATCAGCGGGGAGAGATTCAATTTCTTTATTGAGTTTCTCTCTATCAATTTCTTGAATGATTGGTTCCTGATCAGTATTGCTATAATCAAAATCCTTATTCTTATTAACTTTCTCCCCCAGAAGAAGAGTTTGAAGGCGTAGGTAATTGATGCCACGATCATCGTCATCCCAACGCTTGATTGAACTTGGGGGGATGGGTTTACCGATGCTGATAGTGACTTTGCGCCCTTTTTTGGCAAATTCTCTTGGAAGAAGTGCCGTACGAAAGGCGGGGTGAACAGCTCCCATAGCGTTAAAAAGTAGGCTGTTACGTCCGGAGAAGTGCATGGTCACTACTGTGGCACCAGTCATTTTGGCAATGCGGAAAATTCCTGGGTTCCAATCGTCATCACTAACGCTGCCATACTGAGGTTTAAAATTGGCCACTGAACCTGCGGGGAAGACAGCGAGAAGTCCGCCCTTTTTCAGCCACTTGATTGAATCCATAAGTGGTTTGCGGTTTTGATCGCTACCCTTAGAGAAGGCGTCGACAAAAAAACAGTCTTGGTTAAAGTGATCAATCTGTGAAATGAATTTGTTGGCAAGAGCTTTTATATCGGGGCGAAGATCTTTGAGGATGCCCATGAGCATCATTCCATCTATGCCACCGTAAGGATGGTTGGCGACAATCATTACCGGCCCATCTTTAGGGATATTGGCGATTTGTTCTTTTTTAACTTTTACGGTGAGATTAATTTTTTCGAAGAAGCTTTCGACAAATTTTTTGGTTTCTTTGACATGCCTAGTTTGTTGATAAATATCATTGAGCTTATCAATACTCAGAACTTTATTAAAAACGGGAGCCGTTAAACTGAGAAGTTTATTTTGCTCTTTGTCGAGAAGAGATTCGATACCGATTTTCACATTATCTTTTTCAGCCTTAATCACAAAAAATCCTCATTTGTTTAGTGGAGATCATTTCTCCGAATTCCTGTTTATTGATTATAATTAAAAGGAGTGAGGTTAATTTTTTGTGAGTGCATTATTAAAAATAAGAAGCTTAAAAAGGCCTTATGTTAGGAGATCTTTAAACTTGTTAAGCTCGTGTTGTGACTCTCTGTTCAAAATGTAAAAATAAGTAAATTCTTGTTAAGAAATGAGTTGAGAATTCAACCATTTTATTTCAAAATTTAACCAATATAATGCTCGGATTATTTATCCAAGTTATAGTTATTCAATACTTTATGTTAAATGACACTGGAATTTGTAGTCCAGTTTTTTGTTTTGACTTGGAGTTTATCTTAAGGTATGGTTACTTTTGTACAAATATGTACCTTTATCTACGTGTACAACTTTACTTGAACGCCATTTTTTTCCAGTTATCCATAGGACCATACGTACGAAAATGACGAGCCAGCTTTTTCCAGATATGGTCTCTACTCAGTTTTTCTCAAAGCCCTTGGGAGCCTTTGGGCACTTCTTAAATTGACTATGGGTTAGTTATGTTCAAAGAGTTTTATAAAAAAGTATTTTCCCTTAGAAGGCTTGAATAATTGATTAAATTTTTGTTTTTCGTCTGAAAGTGTATGTCAGTGTGTTGTGAGCTGATTTTTGATTCTTTTTAGCCTCTGTGTGGACGATCGCTTTAGAGGCTTTAGGATGAGGAGAATTAATTAGGAATACTCCATGACTCATAATGATGTTTTACGTCGTCTGCGTTTCACGCTCAATATAAATAATGAGGCAATTATCGAGCTTTGTGAAAAAGGTGGTCGCACAGTAAGCGAGCAAGTCCTCGATCAGTACCTGAAGCGAGAAGATGATGAGGATTATGTAGAGTGTTCAGCGAAGGACTGTGAAGCCTTTCTCGATGGCGTCATTCTTTGGAAGCGTGGACCTAGAGATGGCGATGCGCCAAAGAAGAAGCTGAAGTTTGATAACAATATGATTTTGCGCAAGTTGCGTATTGCTTTTGAATTGCGTGATACGGATATGTTAAAGGTTTTAGACCTTGCAGATATGCCAATTTCGAAGTCTGAGCTCAGCGCTTTCTTTCGCAATGAAAAACATCGAAATTACATGGAAGTGCAAAGCCAGCTTTTACGTCGTTTTATGGTCGGTTTGGACAAGTATTTACGTCAATAGAGTATGAGTTACAATAAAAAAGCAGCCCGAGTGAGCTGCTTTTTTGTGGCCTATGGATGAAAAGGATTTACTCCCACTCAATGGTTCCTGGAGGCTTGTTGGTAACGTCGTAGAAGACGCCTTCAAGTTCGGCCTTTTTGCGAATTTCGCTAATCATCTCTGAGAGTTGGTTTTGCGGAATGCGCGAAAAGCTTGCCGTCATCGCTTCAGTAGAGTTGATGGGGCGGAGAACGAGTGATTCACCATTAAGTGTGCGACCCACTGGGAGGAGAGCTACTGGCATTTGCCAGATATCTTCGTAGAGGCCTTTATCGAAAAGGTAATCAGTAACAACTTGGTCAGCTTCACGGAGGCGGTCGAGACGCTCTTTATTAGTGTCGCATTTGTGAAGTAAGATTTCGCCACTCCAGTCATCGCCACCAGCATTGTAGATTACGCGGTTAACTTCAGGAAAGCGGTTGGTGAGTGAAGTTGAAATTTCCTCGAGTGTTTCCCAATCGGCTTTGCCGCTGATGAGGCAAGGGTGAGCATATGTGCGGGCATCGCCTTGAACACCGACCGACTTTACTGGAAGGATGCGACCCGTGACCTTGTACTTTTCTAAGAAAGTGTTGATGCGAGCTTCGGCTTCTGAGTAATCTTCACTACCTTCTGAGTCGGAGCAGAGGAGGCGAACGCCGAGTCCTGGTCCGGGGAAGGGGTGACGCCAAACGAGTTTGTGTGGGAGGCCAAGGAGTTCACCGAGTTCACGAACTTCATCTTTGTAGAGTTCTGCGAGTGGCTCGATCACTTTGCCTTGATTAATGAGTTCCTGAATGCGGTCAACGCGATTGTGGTGCGTTTTGATGAGGTGTGAGTTTTCTGTTCCGCCGGACTCAATTGTGTCGGGGTAGATTGTGCCTTGGCCGAGTAGCCAGCTATCGTCCACGAGATCGGATTCTTCGACAGCTTCACACTTCACGTCGAGGAAAGTATCGCCAATAATGACGCGTTTAGCTTGTGGTTCACTGACGCCTGCAAGGTTTTTGAGGAAAGTATCGCCTGCGTCAACAACGTGGAAATTAGAGAAGCCC from Lentisphaera araneosa HTCC2155 carries:
- a CDS encoding serine/threonine-protein kinase; the protein is MTKDAQSVFDEMIPDLVSGIKDLDESIPDVYPLCDEIAEASERYENGEALGEGGMKNIRDSLDKLTGRHVAMAKLKGSHDPEIMESFFKEARLTARLEHPNIVPLYDMGYDEKGEPFFVMKKLGGRNLSDLIAEFAKEKDYKSLMPRIIDIMMKVCDAMSYAHSRGVIHLDLKPDNIRIGDFGEVLICDWGLAKTLGDADYDLEDDLLPENFNTATLSGVVKGSPGYMAPEQVDKKKGDKDQRTDVYALGAILYEMLCFEVPNKGETIRESLLMTVNGEHKKPSQVLASVPVSLEAISLKALALKADDRYHTVQELRNDLFKWLGGFATSAEEIGFFGNLKLFVLRHKLASIFTLILLILALVFTQRLSVEKQLAVEALELYTQEQKQKELFGKEAAPRLVGLASGALKKNDFETAKEMILLAVEADPNFDHAWDTKARIDFIHADLAEAKKSLEKSDKEPQHQAVRDLETFLAQRDSKSPDVLTLDDFEVLAKRTRSRYDVVSAISANMDQFNLEEKIKLVGLLLYIKNGAKEFKLAYELKGEELHVDLSGNQGLRNIDALQYLPVTHLNLSRNRELKTHELYKNHLLEVDFSRTNFSDWKALFRISELRKITISKGMQANLPEVPKRIKLEIIK
- a CDS encoding sulfatase family protein, whose amino-acid sequence is MKWIVSFLFVLMSVSAQEKMNVVLLTVDDMNADSLGAFGCPVEGTSPQFDAFAADAMRFNYAHVHATSCIPSRNIISSGKYLYNSGLEGFYQLPKDQVTFRTLPEVLQANGYFTMIRGKAHHSYPYVPYKRAFDIIFDDELKEKKLNIRQPKTFYDYTKKGVEAAKEADKPFFYSMDIHDPHTPYYGLIKKKLTPGLNKEDESNPPSRIFKAEEIVIPGFLPQTEKVRLEMAAYYSTVRRADDSIGNVIQALKDSGVYDETIIIFLSDHGLPEPFGKTTNYYNGSHTPLTVRWPGRTKVGSVDNDHMIGSVDIYPSVLEMLGIKQETGLDGRSFASILKGDKQDDRDYVLTMYEENVGGNRQPTRSIITKDFGYIYNLWSDGERKFASATKGTLAYKEMDRLAKEGNAHWKARLDLYNHRKPEELYNYHLDPHALKDLSESPEYAVKMQELRQALAQAMKASGDPLYSLFKERENEELIQAHLKKVDGESDVRKRDAAYSRSGRAKADKKKKQPSKTKKNKK
- a CDS encoding DUF1559 domain-containing protein codes for the protein MKKFTLIELLVVVAIIGVLASLLLPVLGKTREAARRTQCVNNQRNHSTAMFMYFDDNEQSHPADKIQDSAASGNTRRGSNWFGKAGTQNASITVAMRPLNQYLQKQSETGEMPVAKCPSDHQDMDEYTKWGSSYYRNKEAAMQDSSDGDSPSLKITDIINPSKLVLHGELGGIWSISNANRAQLDKFYTHTDLGDTRWVLQFSDGHVANTYVIPGDEGSAGNYLWFNE
- a CDS encoding sulfatase-like hydrolase/transferase — encoded protein: MKLLYYILTVSMSLGLWADERPNIVLIMADDMGRETVGAHGGLDYSTPVLDKIGSEGLTFDHCYSLPICTPSRVKIMTGQYGFRNYRQFGLLPSSEVTFGNALQKAGYATCITGKWQLGGDHQQILNFGWDEYCLTNGVKPKNPQDKPLIQGRERYWQTANVIANGKYYKPRCHFYGPDMVNEYACDFIKRKKDKPFFLYYPMILPHSPWAPTPHSKDGDKSGAKVSEVRFFKDNIEYIDHLVGNVVKALEESGQRDNTLLIFTGDNGSGYPVPVTRSNENMKRIVSLKGWGDYDEIIVEAGEKSPKSSKGIQEGPITRTSYGEIPGRKNLMLRDGTGVPCVMQWPKYSAQYNEHKLDDLIDFSDFFATFAELAGVKGQFENDGISFASRLKGEGKNSREFVFCHYWKSGRDPRGARDAIHNGKYKIYNNGDFFDLEKDPDEKKALKITEMNEGQLKARAELMNAYYQLRGMNLPATEVSDKAAPSKKKKKNSKKKKA